Within the Scomber scombrus chromosome 4, fScoSco1.1, whole genome shotgun sequence genome, the region atgttagtttgtttaaaatTGGCTCCAAAAAGTAGTTCTTTGTAAGGCAGACACCACTGCACATGTCCTAAATGCTTTTCAGTTTGACTTGTGCTCCTACATTATGACCACACACGgtgattgtgaaaaataaacatctaaTCACTAGGAAAAACTGGTTTTGTGATAACTGATCGAAATCAGAATGTTCCCATAGAAGAAAAGAAGTGTGTGAACCGCCAAATCCTCAGATTTAGCCGATGGAAGCAAGGCATCGCCGGGACTCCATGTGTTAAAAGagtttctgtctttcctcttcGCTGGCAGCTGGAGGTACTCAGCTCTGACTCTAACGTGGAGCTTTGAAATAGCAATCAATGCCTTTATACTGCAGGGAGGGCTCGTAAAAGTGTCGTTGGGAGGAATATATGATGTCGTATTTCACCCTCCCCTCCTTATTTTTAAACACTGAGTTATGGCTGCAGAAATGTGTACCCATTAAAGGTGATATGATGTATTTTCTGCCTTGTTCAGAAACTCATTCATCACCATGGACCAAAAAGAAAACTGCACTTACTCTTTCaccccctctccttcctctcccgTCTTCCCTCCAGCCACCCCACCAGCCACCCCAGTTCTTGTACGTTGTCTTGAGTAATTTACGATACGCCGGTAGTGCTGCCTTCTGGCAGGAACTGCAAGAGcagcttgctctctctcctgGCAACTAAGTAACCTTTTATAAAAGACCAAACTTGGCCGAgtcttctgctgctgcacattAAGAGAGGATAGAAGAGACTGGAGCAACatacaggaagaagaagaagaaaagggtgAAGACAATGGTGCCGAGATTGCTAATGTGCATTCAGTCCACTTCTTCAACTGTGTTACGATACTGAGATATAATGTAAGATTAATTAGATACTATGCATACtattatataactattaattaagtatatatatttatattcctattttttcagcttttctggAAGATAGAAGATAAGTTTAAGGTTttgcattattaaaaacaacattttcacaaattcaGATTAAAAATTGATATGTTTGGGGGTTCCATCAGCTTCTCTTTCCTGGGTCACATGACTGACAGAACCTAATCTGATAGGACAGAGGTCTGATTAACTCATTCAAGCTTTATTTCTTACCCTTGTTACCCTAATGTTCATTTCGGTGTATGAATTTTATCAGTTTGGGCCACCAGAGTTTTCACTTGAGTAGATTTATTTTTAGATATGAAACCAACTAATTGTATTTAAACAACTATAATACAGATGTTTGAGTACTGAAAACTTTCAGTCTGAATTTGCGAACCAAAAACATCtgaaaccatttttaaaaacttgattTTAAGTATTTAATCAACAACACAAATTCAGATAGACGGCTTTACaagttaattatttaaatgcCATAAAACTTTCTTTATTTGTTGCTGCTCTATTACATCTCCAACTTACTcattttgggtgtgtgtgtgtgatattttctGTGTGAATGAGGTTCACAACCTTCATCGCATGCCATCTAACTCCCTTCCCACCTCTCCTGAAACTGGCACACTATCAAGTaaagctgaaataaatcaacagaagCTGTAATTATTACTACCAGAACAGAGTTGTTGCCGGTGCTGTTGCTACTGCTGTGTTTTGCAGTCACCAAaggcagtgtatgtgtgtgtgtgtgtcttagtgttagtgtgtgtgctgctgctgctgctgttgcagtCTGCTCCCAGTGTCTGCCGACAGAGGATTAATCTCTCCAGCTGAGGCAGTAGCTAAGGTCAGCAAGGGAAATATTTCATAAGTGTCAGCTTGGCCCGTAGCCCTCAACGCAGAGTTCGAAATGAGAATGCACGGTCGCATAACAAACGGCCGCATGTGACTTTGCAGGGCTCGCACGCAGCACGCGGTGGGGGTCGAAGGgtgagggggggcgggggggggggtgcgGGGGTGATATATGGCAGTGCTTCACTTTCATGTATTCATCTGAGCCGGTGAATTACTACCAGGGACGAGCTCGGTACTTTGTCACCGCAAGGTTCCAAGTTCAGAAAAATATTTTGGCCACACGAGGTCTGTACCTGGAATGCGTTTTCCATTACAGCCTCGTCTCAAAActcctattttttttattattattattaaaggagAATTCATAAAAGTTAATCCCAACTTCTGCTACACCGCGTTTGGTTCAGCTCGATGAACTTgcgcactttaaaaaaaaaaaatcgactTCATGTGTTTTCCATTGAGTCTTAAAACAGTCGTGTATGTTGACTTTgtcacatttcctgtatttacTCTCAGTACCATCTCAGTCTCAGTGTTGCAGGTTTTTCTGCTCCTGCGGTGACCCGATGGTTGGCAAGAAGCACGCAGAGAGATTAACAGCATGGGCGGGCCGCCTCAATAACCGTTTCTTTGTTTGATGTGTCAAGTCTGAAAGGTGTTGATCTACTTATACAATGATAGGCTTTTAATTGAGCGATGCCATCCCTTGTCACATCGAGGCCGTGGCAGCTGACATAACGTCGATGATTGACATGTAATGCGTAGCCCTGCATCATCCTCATCGTCGTCATCATCGTGTTTGGCAGGAAATCTGCGGCTACTGCAACCTCCTATAActtctactgtttgtttaccAGAAATGTCACAGTCATCCTTTTAAACAGCCGAGTAGCAAAACACGACTTCATTTTCcttgagaaatgagcaaatgtAGTGTGGTTTTCTTCTTTATGACATAAGAGAAGTGGTTtcagaaacagaacagaaagacttttttttttttttttttttttaaagtcatgttCCCAGCAGCCtcctcagctcagctcagcaaAGGTTGGATGATGAAGACACAGAGGCGGTGACTCTGACCGTGAGTGGAGGAAGCGGCATTGACTGTAACAAGCGTGAGGAATGTGCCGGGGAGACTTTCTTTGCACGGCCTGTTGTTGTTCCGTCAACCAGACCTGTCATGGGTCTAGCTCTTGAATACCTTGATTGTGCTTCTATCAaaatgacccccccccctccgccGTCAGaccagtggagaaaaaaaaacagcttttgatgTCATCTGAAATTTCACACAACAATGTAGGACAATCTGATTTGAGGCAGACTCTGTCTGGCTGGCAGGCCGTTTCTCCcctcgcctcctcctcctcctcctcctccacctcctcctcttccctccgtGCTCTTGATAACTTCTCCGTGTGGAGGACAATAGCACGCTTTGTTTCCAAGTGTGGAGAGAGGACTTGAGGTTTGCACGGGCGTGGGCGGTGTGCGAGCCTACGTGCCTGTCTGCGAATGCGTTTCAGGTGTAGTGAGTACGACAAGGCGGAACCCTGCGCCGTGTAGGATTCGGAAATAAAAGTGCCAATCTGCGAACACAGAGGGAAGCCTATTATCCCGGTGTGATTATAATGCAGACAGATAGACGACAGGTAGGCAGAGTGGATAAGAGCGTTAGCTCGTGAGACGTGACGAGCTGACAAGAGAGACAATCTCCCACCTAAACTGGAGAGATAAGGATGTCAGCCGCAGCTCTGgctctggcacacacacacacacacacacacacacacacacacattatgtagACAGTCAGATAGATGATACTGTataaaaactacaaacacacacacacccaccttTAAGATGATATCGTGCACCGTATGgcctgtctgtttttgtttgtgtgcgcaGGCTACATTTTCACGTGTGAGCTCGTGCACATTCAACTGTGAAAGGATTAGTATGTGCATGtcaaagacagagggagaggcaACCACAGAAAGATAAACGAGGAAGTGTGAATACATTAAGTACACTGTGTAGATATTGTTTGTGGACCTTTCAGCTCAAGGAAATCCTTGTTTCAACATTCTGTCCTGGCTGGAATGTTGCCTGCGAGGCTCTTTTTAAGTGTTTGGGTCTAAATGCCATGTCTGCTACACCCCATGAAACTGTCTTaatccacttttcttttttttttttccccccttggtTTTATTACTGCTGGAGAAAACACTAGGGGTAGAGCAGAGCCCCAGCCTCAGGCCTCTATTCCCATTCCACACACCCCATAAGTCAGTCACAGATAATTAAATAGGAGTTATTTACACTGGTtttccctcctctgcctctctggcGCTTTTatcatttctctctccttttctttgtaCAGTACAACACGCAGCCAGACCTTGTCAGAGTCTGGCTGACACCAGTGAAGGTCTGTAGAAGTATAATAActtgaaaagaagaaaggaggggggggggggaataaaagagaaagaaacaagactCTTATGAGCTCACATCAATGTCAGCCCCTCATTAAACAATCACGTCGAGCATCTACACAACGCTAATCCCCGTGTGTGCTACAAAAACGCCTCAGCACTTCTAAACACCGAGCAAAGACAAACGAGCAGATGAGGATTTGCTTGAGCCAGGTTTGAAGAATTCGGCTGCCTAATGTCAGCGTTATATATTTACTCTAGAGTCAGGCAAACAGCAGCTTTTCAACACGGGGATGAATTAGGCCCCACCACAGAGCTATGGCGTCCATTACAGGCCTCAGCGGCTCTATAAATCACAGGATCACAGGGGCATGTGGGGTCCGGCCCTCCTTACTCCTCCTCAGCCCCTTTCAGCCCCATCCTGGGGGTTTTGTTTGCCTGCTGCTCCAGCCAAACGCACTGCTTTGATACAAGCCGTGGAAGGGCATGGAAATGCCCTGAGGGCCGGCGGGACCTGGACATGCTGAGAAGCCTCTTTAACGGGAAAGCTGTCCCCTTAAAATATCCACAACAGGAAACAGCCATCAGTCATCAACACGCCAAAACAGCTGTTACCAGCCTACATCAAGGGGACACATGAAAGGAGTTGCTCCCTGTTGTTTGAGCCCTCCCTTGTTTCATTCTCTCACTGCCTTTGTCTGGCTTTTCCCAATGCCCTCCTCTTTGGTCTCCTTTTAAACTCCCCGCTTTCCTTATGCAACCCCACCCACACTCACCCacctacacttttttttttgactcgAGTCGCCGCTCAACCGGCACTTTGCgtcgttaaaaaaaaaagaaattctcTCAAAGCTCTCGGCGTTACCTTTAAATATCACAGCTAGAAAAAGCAGTTGTTATGCGTCACCTGTTTATGCGTCTCGGGGCCCCGAGGTGACGACAGACAGGCTTTAAACAAACAGACGCATTCAAAAAGAAGATTGTACAACACTCCAAGCTTGGCGCGCACCACTGCGTTCGCATATTCTTGGATCTGTGCAGGTCACTGAAGCGTGAGCGGCGGTGTGTGGGCGATGAGTGACGACTAAGCCTAATGATGACAGGTCAAACAGTGACGCCGATGAGTGAGGCTGAAGTGACTTCATCCTCTCGAGCTCTGCCTCTCAGATAAATGGAAACGGGCGTTATAATCAAAGAGCCAGCTGATATGTGACAGCAGACGTTGCGATCGCTAAAGGCCGGGGCCCGTGTTAAGAAATGTCAAACAAGTTTACCTATTAAACTTCAGAAGAAAAGGTTCGTTCTGATTCAGTTTTGCCAGTAATCAATGATCCATGACACTACTTTAAAAAGTCTGAATACAGCAGTGTATTGTAATATCTCAGATTATGGATTGAGTGGCTCTGAGGGATCTGATTAGTAGAAGAGTCGCTCCAATCACGATGGAAATCCCCATAAAAGCACAGCTTGTTGTTCTTTATGTAAAATGAAATCATCCTCCTCTGTTTTATCTTTATGTCGACCCTGGAGAAACTTTAAAAGCGGACACATCTGCAAAACTTTgtattaaaaaactgaatttaagcCCTTTTTTTTCGAAGCGTGTGAccgtaaacacacatacacacataaaggcTGAACATGTCATTCACCATCATAGcgaaaaagacatgaaaattGAATCATGTGAATTTACTTGATGCTGGAAAAAATTGAATTAAGCCCGGTAACAGTGGCAGTTTGGCTGCTATAATTCAATAAAGCCATTAACATACCAGAAATGTCCATGAACAGTAGgttattattttgaatttaatgGCACCCGGTCTCAAGAGCATGCAAATACACTTCTTAGAAAACTCTTAAGCGCTTAATTCACCCTTGTTGTTGAACCCTTTCTGAGTTTATTTGTCTCTTGTCAGGCGGTGGTCGCCTCTCCTCAGCTCTCCTGTTGTCATATTTATGTtgcaatatttatattttttcatgtctACTTTGCATGTGGCTTGTGGAGGTCACTGACACAGATTTTCACCCATACATTGCAGCTTGGGGTGTTTAGGGGGGTAAGGCTAGGAGACAAGTCACACCCCTCCCTAAATGTTATCCCGCCCCTGCTTATGAATGCGGTCACTTGTGATTGGAGGGCGGCTCACTGCTTTGAAATCCCTCCCCCAGCATCGTTAGTATGTGGAAGAAGTGAGGTACTGCGAGGCTgctgcagagggagagagatacgCACACTGGAGGACTGTCACACACTATCCTCTGCGGGATATTCCTCACACTTGTCCCGTATTCTGATGAGCATTGACTACTCATGGTGCCTTGCTTTtggctcttctttttttcccactccAACACTGGATAAAGGAATATTTAGGTGATATTTGAAGTGCCAGATAAAGGATGACATTTGGGCGAATTCTTTAGACACTGCCTGGGTCCGATACGGAGGACGTGCACAGCGCACATGCCCTTATTTCTTTGGATTACCGCACTCTCTTCTCTTCAATTCATCATCATGAACCGTGTTGCTAGATGATTTTCAACCCTGCGTCCCCTCCTTAAATGCAGTCGTTCCTTCTAGCGCCCCGATCCAGATGAGAGATCCCCCCGGTGGACCTGAACCGCTTTTACGCAGCCAGTCTCCGGAGCGCAGCCCCGCCGAAGCAATCGGTGATCCATACTGGATAGGAGCGAAGACACAGTACGTTTACACACCCGCGTTTTGCTCTTCTTCTCCATCGGATCCCTCTCGACAGGCTAAAAGGTTACCCATCCGGATCGTAAAGATGTTGACGGCGCACAGCGGCCACTTGCTGCACCCGGAGTATCTCCAGCCCCTCACATCCGCGCCAGTCAGCATTGAAGtaagtgtaaaaacaaaaaaaaccccaaaaaagaCAGTTGCCTAATATGTTGTTACCTGCTCGTATTTTTCGGTTGAGTAAATGATAATTAATAGATGTACTTGGTGAAGATTGCTCTTGTTTTGTCCGTATTATGCGCCATTTTACGCACAGAGATTTAGTGGCAACTTTGAcctgagtttaaaaaaatgactgcGGATTTCACACGGCTTTAAAAGTAATATGTctaatatgtttatgtattgtcCAGATAGAAATTAGACTTCACATTTTATCTCTCCAAATATTTATAatgtctctttatttattttttcctctttaaaaaaaaaacttggcttCCTTTATTCATGTTAGATATATATACAACACAGAGCTCTGATAGGTTATCTActatatattcattatattctaCTGCCAGTAAAATATAAgattaatgtaatttatatcTAAGTAATTTATATTACAAGTATAATTGTAATAGAATTTAACtatgtaataaaatgtgaaataaaatatgaacctaaaaacattttgttcacctccttgctctcttttttcctgATCAGCTTGATGCCAAGAAGAGTCCTTTAGCTCTGCTGGCCCAGACCTGCTCTCAAATTGGCAAACCAgaccctccctcctcttccaagCTGGCCTCCATCTCCTCAGGCAATCTGGGAGACAAGGAGTCCTCCAGCCGATCCTCCAAGTCTGGAGAGCAGCACCAGTCCCTGGAGGACAAGTCCAGCTTCAAGCCTTACTCCAAATCGTCAGGCGGTGACTGTCGCAAGGACGTTCTAGTGACAAAGGGGCCTTCAGATAAAGCTTTCAGAGTGCCAAACGGAAGCTCCGGCGGTGGCAGTGCTTCGTGTCCATCATTTCCTCCCCATTCCCGGTCACCCAGTTCCAGCTCCCCTCCCCTGCACACTCAGAGCCAGCCCCACAGACAAAGCCATTCCCCCTCCACGCAGCCACCGCCTCACTCCCAGGCTCAACACATGGACAGCAAACCAGCGAGCTCAGAGCAGGCCAGCTCAgacagtaacaacaacaacaacagcgcTGGCAAAAAAGACTCAGAGGCGGCTAAGTCAGGGATGGATGGGGCTCAGTTAGCCAACTCCAGCCACATACGGGCCAGCTCCAACTCCAGCAACGCCAGCTCTGCCAGCAGCCCGCGGCCGGAGAGCAAGGCCGACCCGCAGGCCTCTTCACAGCCTGG harbors:
- the znf703 gene encoding zinc finger protein 703 — translated: MRDPPGGPEPLLRSQSPERSPAEAIGDPYWIGAKTQYVYTPAFCSSSPSDPSRQAKRLPIRIVKMLTAHSGHLLHPEYLQPLTSAPVSIELDAKKSPLALLAQTCSQIGKPDPPSSSKLASISSGNLGDKESSSRSSKSGEQHQSLEDKSSFKPYSKSSGGDCRKDVLVTKGPSDKAFRVPNGSSGGGSASCPSFPPHSRSPSSSSPPLHTQSQPHRQSHSPSTQPPPHSQAQHMDSKPASSEQASSDSNNNNNSAGKKDSEAAKSGMDGAQLANSSHIRASSNSSNASSASSPRPESKADPQASSQPGLGSGHIAPVSPFKPGHSVFPLPPASMGYHGSIVGAYAGYPSQFVPGLDHSKSSLGLGLAGKHPSSSPPSLMQGLCRDPYCLTYPNAPHLGGSNCSTCVHDPSSLKSGFPLVYPSHHLHSLHPSSLSSSTNPSLSHPLYTYGFMLPNEPLPHACNWVSVGGPCDKRFATSEELLAHLRTHTAMPGMVESKLLSAYPSSVSSTASCHLHLPPPSSPGSLPSSFALRGSPGLSLARYHPYNKSHLHGAPGLHMPSLPSSSAYYSPYALYSQRLGSASALGYQ